The genome window TTCCATcttgtaaatacagtatatttaaggtaaaaaaaaacaaaaaataaaacagttttgagGGTCTCTGGGCCATAATAGACCTGAAACTATTCTGTACATGTGACTGTACAGGAGTTTTATCTGGGACCTTAGATGAATGCTTCTAACTTGTCAGGATTTTGGCACTGAATTGTGACAATCTGAGTTAAAACTCCCTCCTTAGGGTCTTGCGTACATTGGTGTGGCCTTGGACTCTGCAAAGAATTTTAGTTTATTATGTcttgggggggcgcagtgggtttggcctatgcctgttctctggtgggtctggggttcaagtcctgcttggggtcccttgcaacagactggcgttccatcctgggtgggtcccctcgggtcccctccccctccagccttgcggcctgtgttgccgggttaggctctggttcaccgcaaccccattcgggacaagcagtgtgtgtgtgtatttcttttgttATGTACTTAAATCAACTCTACATCCTTAAGGTTAACTGCATTATTGTTTTCAATTTGATCATTAATTGAGTCTCACACCATTATTTAAAATCTTATAAAAATTGATTATTTTATCTTTGTGGATGCTATGAAATTCAAGAATATAGGGTTTTATGAGCCTTCACTAAGGGGGATTCATGTTTTTTAGCACTGTGAGTCACAAGAGGTGGCTATTCACCCACTGACACATGTCTCTGATGAACATATTACTGAGTTTGATGTTGATGAACAGCTTACTTTTGCAAGACTTACCTGTTATCTAGAAGTTGAGCTTCTTTCATTACCTGTATGCTATTTTTGTGGGTGTTGAGCATCCAGCTATCCAGTGTGTGTTGCTTCATCTTTCTAATGAGCTCTAAATCTGCTCATGTGCCAACATGTCTCCATCATATGACTTTTCAGTTAAGTCAAAATTATTCCACTCATTgggacattttttccattttaattgctGGTTTAGCAGCCTTTCTGCTACTGTAACACCTCTAAGTGAAAGGATTAAGTATATTCTTTGATGTAATCTTGCCTTATACTTCACTGAAACCCAGTGATTATTAAACAGTGTCTATGCTGTCTATCCACTGATAAGAATAAGAGGaggagaataaatgtaaaggaatatTTAGTAACAGTACTTACTAATACTTAGAGAATACCTGCTCCTCGCGCGCACATTTCACCAGGACACCCAACCATCCCAGCTACTGTTTTTGCTTGTACACACTGGAAAACTCAGAGAAGCAAATTCAGTACATAtccttatatttttatttgtctgttcctttatatatatatctttctTCTATACATGTGTACTCTTCAATACAATCTTTTATAGACTTACATTGATCATATACTTGGAATGTACAAGAGAGgaaattacttttcattttacagGATATTAGACAACATCTGGTTGGGTCTCACTAAGTAGGGACTTCAGAGCACAGTTTACACATGCATGCAGATATGTAATGATGCAGTGGACTATATAGACTTTTTAATCACCTGGACTCTGTTTCTGTATACAGAAAATGCACAGTCACGCAAACTGAAGGGGCTGAAGTACATACACCATTCACTCAAAAAAAGGCCGGGTAGTCAGGTGGAATAGACAGGCACAAGAGTAATATGGCACGCACCACAtggaacacacactgagcaTAAACGTACACGTACTGTTACTTTCCattcaaaatacaaaacaccTTTTTGGTAGTCAGTTAAGCGTGGTGCTCATATTCAGACAAGCACTTCAGGGATCCGATAGCTTCAGCTTACTAGTCAAGAGTGACAGAATGTGATCATCATTTGGACCCATTCACGTGGTTCTAAACCAGGAGTATGTTGCAGTAGTAATTATAGTGAAATGCACATTGAAATTCCTGTTGAATTCATTTCCTAAATGAgatgatgaaaatgattttggaatatacaatattaaataaaatacaacctgaatcatatttaaaaataaatacctgtTATATTCGAACAGATGAGACTCATGCAATATAATCTGATGCATGGATCTGATACCAGATTGTTTTACACAAGGAAACTTTCCTCACCTTAAACGTGCTTggctttttctgcaaagcacatcGACAGGCACAGACATAAAGACATATATGTTTGTGCGCATAAACATAACATTCTGGAACTCTGTGGTTCACCTGTAACCCTTCAACTATACCATGTCAACCCTAAAGGGAGACTCGAGAGCAATTTTTTTACGTTTACCTCTGAACCCCTCAACTGCAGTCCACACCCCCTGTCCATCTGCTGGAACTAACGCCCCTCATAAAAGTTAATCACATGAGCCGTCTTCCAAAAGTGATTGATTGTAGGTACATGGAGAAAATTGGATACTGTAGTCAGTATGCACTTTAATGTGAAATGGAAATTTTACCTGCATCTGCATTTGATAATATATTAACGTCAGTGATGCCCTGATCATATACTATTGTAGATAAAGAGGAGTCATTTCCTGCTAAAAGAAATGGCTGgtagctaaataaaaaaatgaaaaaaattaacttacTGTAATCATGTATGATATATTAATTGTATACACATAATTATGTGCATATACACTTAATATACACATATGcacttacacacatacatatgcatgtacatatttgtatatacgtatatatggATATGACATCTTTAAGAACATACTGTACTGTCAAATCCGAAATCCACTTCAGAAATTAATCCCGAAGAATTTGAAATCTCTTAATGAGGGAAAATGTTTCTGCAGATTTAGAACCGTTGTGGCTCAGACCCTGCTTTGAAGCAGTAGATAGTTAAAGGCAAAACATGTCTCAACACAGAAAGTTTGTAGGCATCTTTAGGGTGCAGGAATGCCGAGAGGGGCAGCAGCGGGGAAGGTGGGGATTGGGACATGCCCTTGCTGCACGTCTTCCACATGTCCAGTAGAGGGCTTAGACAGGTTAGACAGCGTTAACCACGATGTCCCTGTGCGGCCCACCTGCTCCCCCAGCCTCTGGAGTGATGCTCTTCAAAAGCCGCTAAACATGgagcaaaaaaacaacaggGGTGAGTGACTTTACTTGGCGTGTCATGTCTAGATCGGGAGCTAAcgaaaagcaatttaaaacgCGCAGAGCTGCTCTCCACACAAAACGGCAGTCTCGCTTTGCACCTCACGCTGTGTCATCTGTCTACAGAGGCCTTCAAAGACTGGGCAAACAGTCCTGGTGGAGTACCCTGAAGCCCTGCTGACAGATGCTTTCAGCAGCGCTAAGAGCAGACCAAGTGTCATCTGGGTAGAGACACAAGGTCGGAGAGCAGGCATGTACACAGTGTGTTTACATCTGCTGTTTGTTCTTGGGGTTTCTGAAAGCCACAGCCTACGAAAACATGCTGGAGTATTTCTGTACCCTCTGAAGAGCAAGTAGGGCTGTGCAGGTTGATCTTGCTACACTTTGAGAGGCCATGTCCCACCTGTTTGAAGGTGCCTGGTGTGGTGAGCAGGTGGTACAGCATGTAGGAGGGCACACAGATGAAGGAGGAGACCCCAATACAGTAGCCCAGCACGGTGGTCCAGGTAGGGTAGAGATAGTTGAAAAGCCTTACTTCAGGAGGGAAGGCCAAGAAGCTGGCAATGATGAACTATGGGGGGTTGGAGACAGAACATGAAAGCCTTGCTAAGTTAATCAAATTTCTACTCGGTACTCCCATCTCTTGACGGCGCATTGTTTTAAAACCCGTCTGTAATTTATCACCTCTTCTGTATCACTGGAGCCGTGCCATACAAAACTGACATTCTGAAACAAGGGAACAATGCTACTCTTTCATACAAGGAGGAAATTATTCATGGAAAGTTGTTTACAATCAGAGTTCTCATTTCGGGGGCCTTACAAACGTAGCAAGCCCGCTTCCTTAAACCTTGTGCCTCTTGCTGTCGCTTACCAGTAGGAAGCAGGGGCAAATGGCCATCCAACACACCTTCCAGAACCAGCTTGGAGAGAAGCCCAGCATCATGTGGACATCTCTGCAGAACTTGGATGTACCTGCATACACATACAGACTAGGTTCAGcaagctgttgccttgcaagcCTCAGACTCATTGCGCTGGGGTATAATGTAATTCGGAGAGTATTCTATTGGCCACGTAGTTTAAAGGCTCTGTGATTACCGTAGAACCAAGAGACAGCAATAACCTCCAGGAAGACCACGGTGATAACAGCAGGGCCAGTGGCATATTCTTCAAACAATTTCACCACAAAGGCACCTCCCTGGTGGTAGAAAGGGCAAAAAAACTTTCAGGGAAGCTGTGAGTACCACTGAAAGTGCTGTAGCTGTAAAGCTCATTCATCATATCTGTTTCATTAACTGGTTTGGTGACCTTGTTTGCCACCTCTATTATGCCCAAACTCTCACTTGAAGGGTCTCCAAGCCCCCCCAGCACACGTACATACACTGAGAAAACGGGAAAATTACACACAAGCTCATACTATACAGCAAATCAGCGTTTCTCACTTTTCAAATTAATTCAAAgtcatgtattattattattattgttgttgtgctGCTTAACTGATGCTTCCATCCAAAGCAAGAGACCATTTTAAACAGGTGGgtattttaccagagcaacttGGGGTAAGTGCCTGATGACAGCACTTGAAAgccattttctttcaaattcaCACTTTCACCAGTTCATATGGCTGGACATTATATCGACTCAATTCACACCAAGTGCCATAGCTCAAGCGTGGCAGAGCCCTCCTGTAGGATCTGACCCCGTGACCTTTTCAGATTAACAGAGCAGTTCCaaagctgctgtgccacctgttgtCCCTGTGCCAAAGTAACAGAGTGAGGCTGGCGGAGGTGCTTACGTATGTGAGGGTGGAGAGAGCCCCCAGGTAGCAGACACAGATGAGGCCCAGGACGAACCATTCCCTCCGTTTCGCCAGCACCTGCGGGAACTCGTCCAGCACCGCCGTGATCACGCCCTCTAAGCCGGCAAACTGTGCAACATCCAGAGAAGAGGCAGGGAGAGGTGGGAGAAAGGGTCTTTTTACTCAGGGGCAAACAGACACTGGTCATTTATTCTCATGCAGGTCTGAGAACACACAAGGGACTGATAAAAATGCTGCTCTCGCTTGCAGTCGAGTTGGACAATAACTCAGAAACGGAGACATCGCTGCTGCCAGATAAGGAGTGTCCCTCCAGCTGCCGACCCTGGAGGCAGACGAAGCGCTAATAAAGAGCCGGTAATGAAACCATACCAGCAGTTGTAATTGTAAAGGACGGCGATGGACACATATTGCGGCACATGTTGACAAATCCACACAGCAGAACTGATACTCCGAATGCACTCAGTGTACTTAACAAAAGTGTCAATAAAGGCACGTTTCACACAGCCAGTAAGTGCAAAGAGTCCTTTGGCAATATGGGGAACAGTGAGGGGGGGAGACAGAGCCTGAAGGAGggggcaaaatgaaaaacaatttacaagGCAAATAGATCATCACAGGAGTACCAGGGACTGACAGCAGGACAAATATAGGACCCCCATGGGTCTCCAGGATGCAACTGGGAGCATAGCAGGTTTGGGGACAGCGGGAGTAGGCAAGGGGTAGGGAAACAGGAGGCGGCACTGACTGTGCTGTCCAGTCCCAACATTATGATCatgaggaagaagatgatgGCAAAGAAGGTAGCGGCAGGCATGTTGGCAATGGCCTCAGCGTAGATGATGAAGAGCAGACTAGGGCCTGTAGAGCGAGAGGGAGATTTGTGAATTACAAAAAAGCTTTTCAGACAGTCAGAAAGCATCAAGGGACTTTACAAGTCCCATTACCAATCCAGTATTGCAACATGGACCTTTTACATTCTAAAACTCAACTTACATATCGGTTTGGAAGCAACCATACGCAGCTGCACGCAATCCTGGCTCTCCTATGACTCTTTCAGTGATTGTTGCTCAGGCAATAGTTTGTCACATGAGGTGTTCCTGTACGCTGGCGTTTCCCTCACCTGCATCCTTCGCTACATGCTCCACACCGAGGTTGCGCATCTCTGCCATGTAACCCAGCACTGTGAAGATCACAAACCCGGATAGGAAACTGGTAAGACAGTTAATGGAGCTGGTTACCAAGGCGTCcctaagagaaagagagagagatgcaatCATTCAgttatgagctgtaaaacctgAATTTAACACTGGATTTTTAAGTGTTTCCAAAATTCGAGAAATGGCAATTGGATTTAGAACCCCAGCGGAGTAAGCGAATCCAGTAGTAGTGACTAGAGTCAGCAGGGGGTCGGCGTCCTCCTTCTCGCTCACTTGTAGCAGTTGTTGTGGAATGGGTTGTAGCTAGCAAAGGCCAGGAGCACACCAAAGCCGGGCCCCAGGGAGAAGAAGATCTGTGCAGCTGCGTCTATCCAGATCTGAGAAACAGAATGTGGAATGGGGGTGGGAGATGTGGGTTAAAATGATTAAAGGGTAGCAAAGTGCTGGTAGTGGTGAaagcaaacagcacaaaatTCAGAGACATTTGACACTGTGTGTTCCATAGTAACAATGCAGGTTAAACGAAAGAAGGCAACAAGTTTCTGCAGCTTCACGACAATGCCTATGCTGTTCACCGTGGTGGTGAGCAGCTTCGTCCAGTCCGGCTTCAGATAGTACACCACACCCCTCCAGGCACCAGGTAGCGTAGCGCCTCGAACCAGcaacaccagcagcaccacgTAGGGAAGGGTGGCGGTGACCCATACCACCTGCGAGACATGGGCAGACAGGGAGCCGGTTTTACCGCTGTGCCAGAACGTCTTTCACCTCCTCCAGACACCGCTGCTCCTTCCAGATCCGGCTCCTTCTCCGAGGCCCACCTTTCCTGAGGTTTTGACTCCCTTCCAGATGCTGAAGTAGACCACAGTGAAGATgaagagcagacacagggcCAGCTGCCAGCTCACTGGTCCCAGCTGGTGCAGCCCCGGGGACAGGTGGACCTGCAGCACCTGCCTCCTAGATGAGACGGACAGAGACATGACACAGATGAGAAGGGCGAATAGTAAGGGTACGGGTCAACTTCGTTTAAGATGCGTAAGGGAGTTTGGCAGAGAGATGGGCATGTTAAAGCCAAGGAAGTGGTGGCTACAGAGAGGCAGAAGGCTTTGAGCAGAAAACTGAGATTGTCTAACCTTTGATAAATCCCACGTCATGTATCATAACAGTAAGACTGTTAGATAAAGTAAGTGAGACAGAGATAGTGCGCAGAAGAAGGATATGGGTTACAGGTTCAGAATACACAGCAGATTCAGACACGGAGAGCGAAAACCTTTGATTTAcaatgaaaacaggaaatacCACCATCAGACACGTCCAGTCCGATAAATTGGGAAAGGATGACTCTTCAAAAACTAGAGATGTCTTTTTTTAGTACAGCTGATAAGCAAAAATGTCTTGCACTCAAAACAGCAGGAAGGTTGTTCATGTTTGGtggaacaaaaaacacactgacctTGCCTTCTTTTTCTGAAGCGGTGAGACTGAGCCCCACAATTAGATGGTCTCTGAGTGTTACCCCCTTCCAggtattttctgtttctttatttacacattttttagcagatgttttcctctCACATGCCTTTCAGTCTTGCCCATTTCCACACACCCAGATGCTGTGTTAAAGCAATTCAGCTTAAGTACCCTTCTAAATTTTaatgctgggatttgaactttcAACCTTATGATAAGCAAGCCACCATAGGAATTCCCTGTCCTCTCAGCTCCCGGCCCCTTTCGGCTTGCCCTGCTTACCCACGCCTCCCTCTCTCCTGCCCCTGCCTCTCCTCTCTCACTTACATGCACTTACGTATAGAACTCCTCGGCAGGCGAGATCGAGGCGTTGTTCCAGGACACGTTGCGATCGGTGAAGCTGTATCGGGTGCAGCTGGCTGTGTTCCACGCGTTAGTGCACGTGCTCCAGGGAAGGGTGGCATTGAAGGAGGAGAGCAGGTAGTAGAGTGCCCAGGCCATGATGGTGTTGTAGTAGAAGGCGATGTACAGGGCAATGATGCAGATGGCAAAGCCTATTCCTGCGAGGTACAGGAGGGTGGGGGTGCGTCACTGTCCTACTGTACGGCTACTCCACACGGGGTCAGCGTCAAGCTCCGTTTCAAGTTCGCTCAAGTACATGAAGACAGCATGACATTTGCGATCACTGGGACTGACACACACGCAAGTATCTGCCCAGTTGGCATTTTAAGCAGTAAATGTGACAATTTCCATAACAAAGGGAATAAATCTAAGCAACAACTGGACAGAGATCTGCTGGCATTCAAGGGGGATTTACTGTAGGGACTTGGAGTTCACACTGTCAGCCAACAAAGCTCCGTACGGATATAGGTGTGAGACACGGAACTCGCAGCGGAACAACATAGAGGGGCCCAGCTTTTACCCTTGAGGCTCGGGCAGATCTGCCATACCCTTGAATATGGGGCAAATTTGCCTCCAGATGGAGATGCAGCCACTGCGATGGAACTGCCCCAGAGCCAACTCCATGTAGAACAGAGGGACCCCTCCAAACACTGCCATCAGCAGGTAGGGCAGGAGAAATGCACCTGCAGAAtgaagtggtggtggtggtggtgttggggGTGAGAAGGGGCaggtttaaaaaaggaaaggaaaatgcCTGGTTTCAGTCACTCCCAGAAACACAGTTGAGAGACTTGGACACcttaaaaagttattttggtTTATCTTGCGGAATTAAGACATTTATAACCCTAATTTAACCTACAGGAATTCCCAGGCCTGAAGCTAAGGGAGGGAGTACAGAGCTGAGTTCCAGTCCAGATAGGCCCCTTTGCTTCTGATTTGGTCTGTCTTTGTGCTTTCGACATGACAGTAAAGATAGCGGTTGACTGAGGAGCTGAGACAAGCGATTAGGCAATGAGAAAGAAATTGAAACTGCACTCATAAATCCCACAATAAGCAGAGTGCATTCTGTGCCCCTCCCGCTCTCTTCATACTGTGCAAAAggaaattgcaaatattttattattgctaaCGTAATGTAATAAAGCACACAAACCTGTTTGCAAAAGGTATGGGGACCACATGGGGATTTGAGCCATGAGAAAACGTAGAAACAGCAGGCACTCAGACCAGTTGGTTCAGGGATCAACGATGTGATTCTACAGCGGCCTGGCTGTACGTCCATGTACCGCACCTGTATGACTGTGACTTTACTTGCTGCTGGTGGGTGTGAAAATAATTTCTGGCTCTGGTTTACCACTTAATTGTTTTGTGTACCTGGGGACACATTTTCATGTACAGTATGCTTTACGTTGACTTGTATACTTAGTTTTAGAATTACACTCCCTTAACAACCTGACTTTTTACCCCCAGGGCCTGTTATATTCTGTTctgctctattttttttttttaaattttttctcgTATTGTGCTTCTTTCTTCTTTGTAAATGTTGTctgaaaaaatcttttttttttttttttttttaaaacaaatttttgtaaaaatttcctacatcaatttacatttgatttcttGAATCATCAACGGATTCACCCGCGCCACCTCACCTCCTCCGTTCTGGTAGCAGATGTAGGGGAATCGCCACACGTTTCCCAGGTCCACGGCATAGCCCACCACCGAGAGCAGGAAGTCTATCTTTTTGCTCCAGGTCTCACGGGGGTGCTCTAAACTTGTCTGCTGGACCACAAGAGTCCTGGGAGGCCCTCCAATGCCAGCTCCAGTCTCCCCAGGGCTCTGCGGGGAGGTGGCAGGGTAACCGTTTGAAACCTGCCCCGATTGCGGGCCGGGCTTCTGACCCTTTTCCGCCAAGCCGTCCGCCACGAGCCTTCCGTTCTCCTGCGTTTCTTCTCGGCTCCGGTCCTCTCCCTCGCGCTCTGTCATCATTGGCTGTTTCATCTCCATAGCGAAGGTGGTTCGTTATGCCTGTGACGCTGGCAATGGTGGTGGAAAGCTGCCGACTACCAAGGCGCCCATCAGGGGGGATGGGAAGGATGTGGAGAGGGTGTGGGTAGGCGATGGACACCTGGATGGCTAATTCTTTTAAGGCCGAGATGGAAAATTTTCTGCAGGTCGGAGGTTGCGAAGAGAGGCTGCAGGAACAGCTGGCTCCGCCTCTCAC of Scleropages formosus chromosome 10, fSclFor1.1, whole genome shotgun sequence contains these proteins:
- the slc6a4a gene encoding solute carrier family 6 member 4a, translating into MEMKQPMMTEREGEDRSREETQENGRLVADGLAEKGQKPGPQSGQVSNGYPATSPQSPGETGAGIGGPPRTLVVQQTSLEHPRETWSKKIDFLLSVVGYAVDLGNVWRFPYICYQNGGGAFLLPYLLMAVFGGVPLFYMELALGQFHRSGCISIWRQICPIFKGIGFAICIIALYIAFYYNTIMAWALYYLLSSFNATLPWSTCTNAWNTASCTRYSFTDRNVSWNNASISPAEEFYTRQVLQVHLSPGLHQLGPVSWQLALCLLFIFTVVYFSIWKGVKTSGKVVWVTATLPYVVLLVLLVRGATLPGAWRGVVYYLKPDWTKLLTTTIWIDAAAQIFFSLGPGFGVLLAFASYNPFHNNCYKDALVTSSINCLTSFLSGFVIFTVLGYMAEMRNLGVEHVAKDAGPSLLFIIYAEAIANMPAATFFAIIFFLMIIMLGLDSTFAGLEGVITAVLDEFPQVLAKRREWFVLGLICVCYLGALSTLTYGGAFVVKLFEEYATGPAVITVVFLEVIAVSWFYGTSKFCRDVHMMLGFSPSWFWKVCWMAICPCFLLFIIASFLAFPPEVRLFNYLYPTWTTVLGYCIGVSSFICVPSYMLYHLLTTPGTFKQRLLKSITPEAGGAGGPHRDIVVNAV